The following are from one region of the Pseudomonas lalucatii genome:
- a CDS encoding FAD-dependent oxidoreductase gives MNPRKLLLVGLILALVGAFFAFDLGQYLDLEALKAQQAALNAQVAGNPWQAAGLFFLAYVAVTALSLPGAALMTLLAGALFGLLEGFVLVSFASTLGATLAMLSSRFVLRDWVQGHFGKRLASIDAGIEREGAFYLFALRLVPIFPFFLINLAMGLTRLPLRTFWWVSQVGMLPGTLVYVNAGRELGQLEGLGGILSPGLLGAFVLLGLFPLLARKLLELLKARRVYAGWKKPKRFQRNLLVIGAGAGGLVSAYIAAAVKARVGLVEKHQMGGDCLNTGCVPSKALLRSAKLAHELRKGEALGLRGVSGEVDFAAVMQRVQRVIADIAPHDSVERYTSLGVEVIQGAARITSPWTVEVGGETLSSRNLIIAAGARPLVPKIPGLEQVQAYTSDNIWTLRERPRWLLVLGGGPIGCELAQAFQRLGSQVIQVEMAERLLPREDDDASAALLASLRADGVDVRLQHQAERFELVDGEQRMVARRLDTGEQMTIAFDCLLLALGRVANVSGYGVEELDLRLRANGTLKTDEYLATRFPNIYAVGDVTGPYQFTHVAAHQAWYAAVNALFAPFKRFKADYRVIPYCTFTAPEVARVGLSEGEARQQGVAYEVTRYGIDDLDRAIADEVAHGFVKVLTAPGKDRILGVSIVGEQAGELLAEYVLAMKHNLGLNKILGTIHSYPTLAEANKYAAGEWKRGHAPQALLRWVERFHGWRRG, from the coding sequence ATGAATCCTCGCAAACTCTTGCTGGTCGGCCTGATCCTCGCCCTGGTCGGCGCCTTCTTCGCCTTCGACCTCGGCCAGTACCTCGACCTGGAGGCGCTCAAGGCCCAGCAGGCGGCGCTGAACGCCCAGGTCGCGGGCAACCCCTGGCAGGCCGCCGGGCTGTTCTTCCTCGCCTACGTGGCGGTCACCGCCCTGTCGCTGCCCGGCGCGGCGCTGATGACCCTGCTGGCCGGCGCCCTGTTCGGCCTGCTCGAGGGCTTCGTCCTGGTGTCCTTCGCCTCCACCCTGGGCGCGACCCTCGCCATGCTCAGCAGCCGCTTCGTGCTGCGCGACTGGGTGCAGGGGCACTTCGGCAAGCGCCTGGCCAGCATCGACGCGGGCATCGAGCGCGAGGGCGCCTTCTACCTGTTCGCCCTGCGCCTGGTGCCGATCTTCCCGTTCTTCCTGATCAACCTGGCCATGGGCCTGACCCGCCTGCCGCTGCGCACCTTCTGGTGGGTCAGCCAGGTCGGCATGCTGCCGGGCACCCTGGTCTACGTGAACGCCGGCCGCGAACTGGGCCAGCTCGAAGGCCTGGGCGGCATCCTCTCGCCGGGGCTGCTCGGCGCCTTCGTCCTGCTCGGCCTGTTCCCGCTGCTGGCGCGCAAGCTGCTGGAGCTGCTCAAGGCGCGCCGGGTCTACGCCGGCTGGAAAAAACCCAAGCGTTTCCAGCGTAACCTGCTGGTGATCGGCGCCGGCGCCGGCGGCCTGGTCAGCGCCTATATCGCCGCGGCGGTGAAGGCCAGGGTCGGCCTGGTGGAGAAGCACCAGATGGGCGGCGACTGCCTGAACACCGGCTGCGTGCCGTCCAAGGCGCTGCTGCGTTCGGCCAAGCTGGCCCACGAGCTGCGCAAGGGCGAGGCCCTGGGCCTGCGCGGGGTGAGCGGCGAGGTGGACTTCGCCGCGGTGATGCAGCGGGTGCAGCGGGTCATCGCCGACATCGCCCCGCACGACTCGGTGGAGCGCTACACCAGCCTGGGCGTCGAGGTGATCCAGGGCGCGGCGCGCATCACCTCGCCCTGGACGGTCGAGGTGGGCGGCGAAACCCTGAGCAGCCGCAACCTGATCATCGCCGCCGGCGCCCGTCCCCTGGTGCCGAAGATCCCCGGCCTGGAGCAGGTGCAGGCCTACACCTCGGACAATATCTGGACCCTGCGCGAACGGCCGCGCTGGCTGCTGGTGCTGGGCGGCGGGCCGATCGGCTGCGAGCTGGCCCAGGCCTTCCAGCGCCTCGGCAGCCAGGTGATCCAGGTGGAAATGGCCGAGCGCCTGCTGCCGCGCGAGGACGACGACGCCAGCGCTGCGCTGCTGGCCAGCCTGCGCGCCGACGGCGTCGACGTGCGCCTGCAGCACCAGGCCGAGCGCTTCGAGCTGGTCGACGGCGAGCAGCGCATGGTCGCCCGTCGCCTCGATACCGGCGAGCAGATGACCATCGCCTTCGACTGCCTGCTGCTGGCCCTCGGCCGGGTGGCCAACGTCAGCGGCTACGGGGTCGAGGAGCTGGACCTGAGGCTGCGCGCCAACGGCACCCTGAAGACCGACGAGTACCTGGCCACGCGCTTCCCCAACATCTACGCGGTGGGCGACGTCACCGGTCCCTACCAGTTCACCCATGTCGCCGCGCACCAGGCCTGGTACGCCGCGGTCAACGCGCTGTTCGCCCCCTTCAAGCGCTTCAAGGCCGACTACCGGGTGATTCCCTACTGCACCTTCACCGCGCCGGAAGTGGCGCGGGTCGGCCTGTCGGAGGGCGAGGCGCGGCAGCAGGGGGTGGCCTACGAGGTGACCCGCTACGGTATCGACGACCTCGACCGGGCCATCGCCGACGAGGTCGCCCATGGCTTCGTCAAGGTGCTCACCGCGCCGGGCAAGGACCGCATCCTCGGCGTCAGCATCGTCGGCGAGCAGGCCGGCGAGCTGCTGGCCGAGTACGTGCTGGCGATGAAGCACAACCTCGGCCTGAACAAGATCCTCGGCACCATCCACAGCTACCCGACCCTGGCCGAGGCCAACAAGTACGCCGCCGGCGAGTGGAAGCGCGGCCACGCGCCCCAGGCCCTGCTGCGCTGGGTCGAGCGCTTCCACGGCTGGCGGCGCGGCTGA
- a CDS encoding DUF3047 domain-containing protein encodes MRALLLAWLTLLAPMALAAGPDNALTPWTAGPPGGEWSAPWRVADIPKLQAPTRSLVERDGRLALRIRADAAAGGLLHPLDLPGDRPWQLSWQWRSEGRLQQARFATREGDDYAARVYVLLDYPLDSLPFLTRQKLRLARTFYDPGLPAATLSYVWDNRRAPGSHARSAYTEQAEMRVLRGPEAPLGQWLEEARDLRADAIAAFGSPPSRIIGVVFAADSDNTGERVESYFAAPRLQAVAP; translated from the coding sequence ATGCGCGCCCTGCTGCTCGCCTGGCTGACGCTGCTGGCGCCCATGGCCCTGGCGGCCGGCCCGGACAACGCCCTGACCCCCTGGACGGCCGGGCCGCCCGGCGGCGAGTGGTCGGCGCCCTGGCGCGTCGCCGACATCCCCAAGCTCCAGGCGCCGACCCGCAGCCTGGTCGAGCGGGACGGTCGCCTGGCGCTGCGCATCCGGGCCGACGCCGCCGCCGGCGGCCTGCTGCACCCGCTGGATCTGCCCGGCGACCGCCCCTGGCAACTGAGCTGGCAGTGGCGCAGCGAGGGGCGCCTGCAGCAGGCGCGCTTCGCCACCCGCGAGGGCGACGACTACGCCGCGCGGGTCTATGTGCTGCTCGACTACCCGCTGGACAGCCTGCCGTTCCTGACCCGGCAGAAGCTGCGCCTGGCCCGCACCTTCTACGACCCCGGCCTGCCGGCGGCGACCCTCAGCTACGTCTGGGACAACCGCCGGGCGCCGGGCAGTCATGCCCGCAGCGCCTACACCGAACAGGCCGAGATGCGCGTACTGCGTGGCCCCGAGGCGCCGCTGGGGCAGTGGCTGGAGGAGGCCCGCGACCTGCGTGCGGACGCCATCGCCGCCTTCGGCAGCCCGCCGTCGCGGATCATCGGCGTGGTGTTCGCCGCCGACAGCGACAACACCGGCGAACGGGTGGAAAGCTATTTCGCCGCCCCCCGCCTGCAGGCCGTCGCCCCCTGA